A single genomic interval of Spirosoma linguale DSM 74 harbors:
- a CDS encoding putative two component, sigma54 specific, transcriptional regulator, Fis family (PFAM: sigma-54 factor interaction domain-containing protein; response regulator receiver; ATPase associated with various cellular activities AAA_5~SMART: response regulator receiver; AAA ATPase~KEGG: gme:Gmet_0776 two component, sigma54 specific, Fis family transcriptional regulator), translating to MAKLIIVDDEKPIRAALRDILEYEGYDVDEAKDGEEGLDMIMRTSYDVALCDIRMPKLNGLELLMKVSEAEKSTQIIMISAYGNVENAVEATKRGAFDFITKPPDLNRLLITVRNAIERSKLVQETKTLKKRIYKLNEIVGESDSIRKVKDTINRVAATEARVLVTGANGSGKEMVAKQIHEKGSRANQPLIEVNCAAIPSELIESELFGHEKGAFTGAAAKRVGKFEQADGGTLFLDEIGDMSLSAQAKVLRALQESKITRVGGDKEIKVNVRVIAATNKDLRQEIVNGNFREDLFHRLSVIMIHVPPLSERRGDIPLLADKFLHDIATEYGAPAKELSPDAMDYLQSLPWTGNVRELRNVIERLVIMCGDEIMLDDVKAYA from the coding sequence ATGGCCAAACTGATTATCGTGGACGACGAAAAACCCATTCGGGCGGCCCTACGCGATATTTTAGAGTACGAAGGCTACGATGTTGACGAAGCAAAAGACGGCGAAGAAGGGCTGGATATGATTATGCGCACAAGTTACGACGTAGCCTTGTGCGACATTCGCATGCCGAAACTGAATGGGCTTGAATTGCTTATGAAAGTCAGCGAAGCTGAAAAGAGTACGCAGATCATCATGATTTCGGCGTACGGCAATGTTGAGAATGCCGTCGAAGCCACCAAGCGGGGAGCGTTCGACTTCATTACAAAACCACCCGATTTAAATCGTCTGCTCATTACCGTCCGCAACGCCATTGAGCGATCAAAACTGGTTCAGGAAACCAAAACGCTCAAAAAACGCATCTACAAACTAAACGAGATTGTTGGTGAATCCGACTCAATCCGTAAAGTGAAAGATACGATCAATCGGGTAGCCGCTACGGAAGCCAGGGTGCTGGTAACCGGCGCCAATGGATCGGGCAAAGAGATGGTTGCCAAACAGATTCACGAAAAAGGAAGTCGTGCCAACCAGCCGCTTATCGAAGTAAACTGCGCAGCCATTCCCAGCGAACTGATTGAAAGTGAACTTTTTGGCCACGAGAAAGGCGCTTTTACGGGCGCGGCAGCCAAGCGTGTAGGCAAGTTTGAGCAAGCCGACGGCGGTACCCTTTTCCTCGACGAAATTGGCGACATGAGCCTGTCGGCCCAGGCCAAAGTGCTGCGGGCACTTCAGGAAAGCAAAATTACGCGCGTCGGGGGCGACAAAGAAATAAAGGTCAACGTCCGGGTTATTGCGGCTACCAACAAAGACCTGCGGCAGGAAATCGTAAACGGTAACTTCCGCGAAGACTTATTTCACCGGCTGAGCGTCATCATGATCCACGTTCCGCCCTTATCGGAACGGCGGGGCGATATTCCGCTACTAGCTGATAAATTCCTGCACGATATCGCTACTGAATACGGCGCACCGGCCAAAGAATTGTCGCCCGATGCTATGGACTATCTACAATCCCTTCCCTGGACGGGTAACGTTCGGGAATTGCGTAACGTGATTGAGCGCCTGGTAATTATGTGCGGAGATGAGATCATGCTCGACGACGTGAAGGCCTACGCGTAA
- a CDS encoding histidine kinase (PFAM: ATP-binding region ATPase domain protein~SMART: ATP-binding region ATPase domain protein~KEGG: reu:Reut_A1302 PAS/PAC sensor signal transduction histidine kinase) has product MLKSFDIYNQNNVLKIIVALNLLLVGTGSLLYTNRLINKLEDREKQYVQLYSKSIAYLFDTSHADAGDLTFVTSEILEANSSIPAIYVNPDNQIAMKRNIDVPDDYTPEETERFLRQKIADMRKNHMPLPVEIGNGERGLVYYNNSNLLRQLNYFPYALLTILAALSVLAYLAFSSSRRAEQNRVWVGLAKETAHQLGTPMSSLMAWVEYMRSDPDQFDGSITDEIEKDVQRLETITARFSSIGSIPTLKEENVNDVVRQFTDYLARRISTKVKMSVTSQLPPGQLIRINKLLFEWVIENICKNAVDAMKGVGELRLNMVLLPHDEVAIDITDTGKGISKANIQKVFSPGFSTKKRGWGLGLTLAKRIVEEYHNGRLYVKSSEVGKGTTFRIVLNRK; this is encoded by the coding sequence ATGCTAAAGTCATTTGATATTTACAATCAGAACAACGTTCTGAAGATTATAGTAGCTCTTAATCTACTCCTGGTAGGAACGGGGTCGCTTCTTTATACAAACCGGCTCATCAATAAGCTGGAAGATCGGGAGAAGCAATATGTTCAGCTATATTCTAAAAGTATTGCTTATCTGTTTGATACAAGCCACGCTGATGCTGGTGATTTAACGTTTGTAACGAGCGAAATCCTTGAAGCAAACAGCTCGATTCCCGCTATATATGTCAACCCCGATAACCAGATCGCAATGAAGCGGAACATTGATGTTCCGGACGATTACACGCCAGAAGAAACGGAGCGCTTTTTACGCCAGAAAATTGCTGATATGCGTAAGAACCATATGCCCTTACCGGTTGAAATAGGGAATGGGGAGCGTGGGCTGGTGTATTACAATAACTCGAATCTACTCAGACAACTAAACTACTTCCCTTACGCGCTTCTGACGATTCTGGCGGCTTTGAGTGTATTAGCTTACCTAGCATTCAGTTCATCACGACGAGCCGAGCAAAATAGGGTCTGGGTTGGGTTAGCCAAAGAGACAGCTCACCAGCTGGGTACGCCCATGTCGTCGCTGATGGCGTGGGTGGAGTACATGCGCTCTGACCCCGACCAGTTTGACGGGTCGATTACCGACGAAATTGAGAAGGATGTACAGCGGCTGGAAACGATTACGGCCCGTTTCTCCAGCATCGGTTCTATACCAACCCTGAAAGAGGAAAACGTAAATGATGTGGTGAGGCAGTTTACGGATTACCTGGCCAGACGTATTTCGACAAAAGTGAAAATGAGCGTGACCAGTCAGTTACCGCCGGGACAATTGATTAGAATTAATAAACTGTTGTTCGAGTGGGTCATTGAGAACATCTGTAAAAATGCGGTCGATGCCATGAAAGGGGTTGGCGAATTACGGCTGAACATGGTGCTTTTACCGCACGATGAAGTGGCCATTGACATTACGGACACGGGCAAAGGCATCTCAAAAGCCAACATTCAGAAGGTATTCTCGCCTGGATTCAGTACCAAGAAGCGGGGATGGGGGTTGGGACTTACCCTGGCCAAACGCATTGTAGAAGAGTACCATAATGGGCGACTCTACGTAAAAAGTTCGGAAGTGGGTAAGGGAACAACCTTCCGAATCGTATTGAACAGAAAGTAA
- a CDS encoding glutamyl-tRNA reductase (KEGG: geo:Geob_1300 glutamyl-tRNA reductase~TIGRFAM: glutamyl-tRNA reductase~PFAM: Shikimate/quinate 5-dehydrogenase; Tetrapyrrole biosynthesis, glutamyl-tRNA reductase-like), which produces MLDTFKTISLSHKTAPLQVRELIALNEDEAKRLMLRLRDFFGLTDLLVISTCNRTEVYYAFDQDLNADIARLLLIEKGLTDTDNYLPYFQFFSSHDEAVRHLFEVCVGLHSQVVGDMQIPNQVKQSYQWSADLDMAGPFLHRLMHTIFFTNKRVAQETPFRDGAASVSYAAVELIDELIGENQNPNILVIGLGEIGTDVCKNLEARSGGTRNQTNITLCNRTQAKAEALASQYGFRVADFADLTDEIRRAHVIISSVQRDEPLITPALLQDMNVLTFKYFIDLSVPRSVDAAVEQIPGMLVYNIDHIRNRADEALNQRLAAIPKVEAIITQAVAEFGDWSKEMVVSPTINKLKNALEQIRRDEIARHLKHLTPDESEKVDKITKGIMQKIIKLPVLQLKAACKRGEAETLIDVLNDLFDLEKHSVEDPKHLY; this is translated from the coding sequence ATGTTAGACACCTTCAAAACAATTAGTCTGTCCCACAAAACGGCACCCCTTCAGGTGCGGGAGCTAATTGCACTTAACGAAGACGAGGCAAAGCGTTTGATGCTTCGGCTGCGGGACTTTTTCGGGTTGACGGACTTGCTTGTCATTTCTACCTGCAACCGCACTGAAGTGTACTATGCCTTTGATCAGGATCTTAACGCTGATATTGCCCGGTTGCTCCTCATTGAAAAAGGCCTGACCGATACGGATAACTACCTGCCTTACTTCCAGTTCTTCAGCAGTCATGACGAAGCGGTTCGGCATTTGTTTGAAGTATGCGTTGGCCTGCACTCGCAGGTTGTCGGCGATATGCAGATTCCAAATCAGGTGAAGCAGTCGTACCAATGGTCGGCCGATCTGGATATGGCTGGTCCGTTTTTGCACCGGCTGATGCACACGATCTTCTTCACCAACAAACGCGTAGCTCAGGAAACGCCATTCCGCGATGGAGCCGCTTCGGTTTCGTATGCCGCAGTGGAATTGATCGATGAGCTGATTGGCGAGAACCAGAACCCGAATATACTGGTCATTGGTCTGGGAGAGATCGGTACAGACGTTTGTAAGAATCTCGAAGCCCGGTCTGGAGGAACACGAAACCAGACAAACATTACGCTCTGCAACCGCACCCAGGCGAAAGCCGAAGCACTGGCCAGCCAGTACGGGTTCCGGGTGGCTGATTTTGCTGACTTAACCGACGAAATTCGTCGTGCTCATGTCATCATTTCATCCGTACAACGCGACGAGCCGCTCATTACGCCTGCACTTCTTCAGGATATGAACGTGCTGACGTTTAAATACTTTATCGACTTATCGGTTCCCCGCAGTGTTGATGCCGCCGTTGAGCAGATTCCGGGTATGCTGGTCTACAACATCGACCACATCCGCAACCGTGCCGACGAAGCCCTTAATCAACGCCTGGCCGCTATTCCGAAAGTCGAAGCGATTATCACCCAGGCCGTAGCCGAGTTTGGCGACTGGTCGAAGGAGATGGTTGTATCGCCAACGATTAACAAGCTTAAAAATGCCCTGGAGCAGATTCGTCGCGATGAGATTGCCCGGCATTTGAAACACCTTACCCCCGATGAGTCGGAGAAGGTTGACAAGATTACAAAGGGTATCATGCAGAAGATCATCAAGCTGCCCGTTCTTCAGCTGAAAGCCGCCTGCAAGCGGGGTGAAGCCGAAACCCTGATCGACGTGCTGAATGATTTATTCGATCTGGAAAAACACTCTGTCGAAGACCCAAAACATTTATATTAA
- a CDS encoding putative esterase (PFAM: putative esterase~KEGG: dac:Daci_2656 putative esterase) has protein sequence MPVRRLLICLLVTCVAITASAQSRRRAQLTAPQTNGPVPVVAAPQARLLESMVMNSSLMNQAVKFSIYLPPDYYISNRRYPVVYLLHGYGDDETGWVQFGEADRIADVGIKSGELPPMIIVMPNGGASWFVNDYQNKVRYEDMFVQELIPHIDSMFRTRTQREFRAISGLSMGGFGSLTLAMHHADLFGSCAALSAGIRTDEGFVNIPDERYNTVFAPVFSGPAKGEDRLTITWKRNSPITLARSAPESDLTKVRWYIDCGDDDALSIGNSMLHLALLNRRIPHEYRVRDGAHTWTYWRTGLPDALKFIAQSFHR, from the coding sequence ATGCCTGTACGTAGACTGCTGATTTGCTTACTGGTTACCTGTGTGGCCATAACTGCTTCGGCCCAATCGCGCCGACGTGCGCAACTGACGGCTCCCCAAACTAACGGTCCTGTTCCCGTTGTGGCGGCTCCGCAAGCCAGATTGCTGGAAAGTATGGTGATGAACAGCTCACTGATGAACCAGGCGGTTAAGTTCTCGATCTATCTGCCGCCTGATTATTATATTTCTAACCGGCGCTATCCGGTTGTGTACCTGCTCCACGGCTATGGGGATGATGAAACGGGCTGGGTGCAGTTTGGCGAGGCCGACCGTATTGCCGATGTGGGGATCAAATCGGGTGAATTACCCCCTATGATTATTGTGATGCCGAATGGGGGGGCAAGCTGGTTTGTGAATGATTACCAGAACAAGGTTCGTTACGAAGACATGTTTGTGCAGGAGCTGATACCGCATATCGACTCCATGTTTCGAACCCGTACCCAGCGCGAATTTCGGGCTATCTCGGGCCTGTCTATGGGCGGGTTTGGATCATTAACGCTGGCTATGCACCACGCCGACTTATTTGGCTCCTGTGCCGCTCTCAGCGCGGGTATTCGTACAGATGAAGGCTTTGTCAACATTCCCGACGAACGCTATAACACGGTTTTTGCACCGGTGTTTAGCGGGCCTGCCAAGGGAGAGGACCGGCTCACCATCACCTGGAAACGAAACAGCCCCATAACACTTGCCAGGTCGGCACCGGAAAGCGATCTTACTAAAGTACGCTGGTATATCGACTGTGGCGATGATGACGCCCTGAGTATTGGCAATTCGATGCTTCATCTGGCGCTGCTCAACCGTAGGATTCCGCACGAGTACCGCGTTCGCGATGGCGCGCACACCTGGACGTACTGGCGCACCGGATTACCCGATGCGCTCAAGTTTATTGCCCAAAGTTTCCATCGGTAA
- a CDS encoding excinuclease ABC, B subunit (KEGG: pca:Pcar_0099 excinuclease ABC subunit B~TIGRFAM: excinuclease ABC, B subunit~PFAM: helicase domain protein; UvrB/UvrC protein; type III restriction protein res subunit~SMART: DEAD-like helicase ; helicase domain protein) — MNFKLTSEFQPTGDQPKAIEKLVKGVNEGEPAQVLLGVTGSGKTFTIANLIARTNRPTLVLSHNKTLAAQLYGEFKQFFPENAVEYFISYYDYYQPEAYIATTNTYIEKDLAINEEIDKLRLAATSALMSGRRDVIVVASVSCIYGMGNPEEFKRNVVRIGVGEQMSRNNFLHQLVSILYSRTEGEFQRGNFRVKGDTVDLYVAYADFAYRVIFFGDEIETIQRIDPGTGKKLSEESMVTIFPANLFVTGRDTLNGAIYQIQDDMVAQVRYFESELREMEATRIRERTEFDLEMMRELGYCSGIENYSRYFDKRLPGQRPFCLLDYFPDDFLMVVDESHVTIPQIRAMWGGDRSRKTALVDYGFRLPSAMDNRPLTFQEFEDLSGQSIYVSATPSDYELRKSEGVVVEQLIRPTGLLDPEIEVRPSLNQIDDLLEAIDGRIKRGERVLVTTLTKRMAEELTKYLDRVGIKTRYIHSEVKTLDRVEILRDLRLGNFDVLVGVNLLREGLDLPEVSLVAIMDADKEGFLRDIRSLIQTIGRAARNANGKVIMYADRITGSMQKAIDETNRRRAIQLEYNTDNGITPTTVLKSRESIMGQTKVADSKAKHFYVEPEEIRIAADPVVRYMGKGDLEKIIQETQSKMERAAKDLDFMEAARLRDELFQLRDKLKKETA, encoded by the coding sequence ATGAACTTTAAACTAACGTCTGAATTTCAACCAACCGGCGATCAGCCGAAGGCAATCGAAAAGTTGGTGAAGGGTGTAAACGAAGGCGAACCCGCACAGGTACTGCTTGGCGTTACAGGCTCTGGCAAAACGTTTACAATTGCGAACCTCATCGCGCGAACCAACCGTCCAACGCTTGTACTGAGCCATAACAAAACATTGGCCGCCCAACTTTACGGGGAATTCAAACAGTTTTTCCCCGAGAACGCCGTCGAGTACTTCATCTCTTACTATGACTACTACCAGCCCGAAGCGTACATCGCCACGACCAATACGTACATTGAAAAGGACCTGGCGATCAATGAAGAAATTGATAAGCTGCGACTGGCAGCTACCTCAGCCCTGATGAGCGGCCGACGCGACGTTATTGTGGTAGCTTCGGTGTCCTGCATTTACGGCATGGGCAACCCCGAAGAATTTAAACGCAATGTGGTGCGCATTGGCGTTGGCGAGCAGATGAGCCGCAACAACTTCCTGCACCAGTTGGTCAGCATCTTGTACAGCCGGACTGAAGGCGAATTTCAGCGCGGCAACTTCCGTGTGAAAGGCGACACGGTGGATTTGTACGTGGCCTATGCTGATTTTGCCTATCGCGTTATCTTCTTCGGCGATGAGATTGAAACGATTCAGCGTATTGACCCCGGCACCGGCAAGAAGTTGTCGGAAGAGAGTATGGTCACTATTTTTCCGGCCAATCTGTTCGTAACCGGGCGCGATACACTCAACGGAGCTATCTATCAGATTCAGGACGACATGGTTGCGCAGGTGCGTTATTTCGAATCAGAACTTCGCGAAATGGAAGCAACCCGCATTCGGGAACGGACAGAATTTGACCTTGAGATGATGCGCGAACTCGGCTATTGTTCGGGTATTGAGAACTACTCCCGCTATTTCGACAAACGCCTGCCCGGTCAGCGGCCGTTCTGCCTGCTTGACTACTTCCCGGACGATTTTCTGATGGTTGTTGACGAAAGCCACGTGACCATTCCGCAAATCAGAGCCATGTGGGGTGGCGACCGTTCGCGTAAAACAGCGCTCGTGGATTATGGCTTCCGGCTTCCGTCGGCTATGGACAACCGCCCACTCACCTTTCAGGAATTTGAAGACCTGTCGGGTCAGTCGATTTATGTATCCGCTACGCCTTCCGACTACGAACTCCGCAAAAGTGAAGGGGTAGTTGTTGAACAGTTGATCCGGCCAACTGGTCTGCTGGACCCCGAAATTGAGGTGCGCCCGAGTTTGAATCAGATTGACGATTTGCTCGAAGCCATCGACGGCCGCATCAAACGTGGGGAGCGTGTACTGGTTACAACCCTGACCAAACGAATGGCCGAAGAGCTAACCAAATACCTGGATCGCGTAGGTATTAAAACCCGGTACATTCACTCCGAAGTGAAAACGCTGGACCGGGTCGAAATTCTCCGCGATTTACGACTGGGCAATTTCGATGTGCTGGTGGGTGTCAACCTGCTTCGGGAGGGCCTTGACCTGCCCGAAGTCTCGCTGGTGGCGATTATGGATGCCGATAAGGAAGGTTTTCTGCGCGACATCCGGTCACTGATCCAGACCATTGGCCGGGCTGCCCGTAATGCCAACGGCAAAGTGATTATGTATGCCGACCGGATTACGGGCTCCATGCAAAAAGCTATTGACGAAACGAACCGACGGCGGGCTATTCAGTTGGAATACAACACAGATAATGGCATTACCCCAACGACGGTGTTGAAATCGCGTGAGTCAATCATGGGCCAAACCAAGGTAGCCGATTCGAAAGCAAAACATTTCTACGTCGAACCCGAAGAAATCCGAATTGCTGCCGATCCTGTCGTTCGATACATGGGCAAGGGTGATTTGGAGAAAATAATTCAGGAGACTCAATCCAAGATGGAGCGGGCCGCTAAAGACCTCGACTTTATGGAAGCCGCTCGCCTGCGGGATGAGTTGTTCCAGTTACGTGATAAGCTAAAGAAGGAAACCGCGTAA
- a CDS encoding hypothetical protein (KEGG: bav:BAV0647 acyl-protein synthetase) gives MLREQILTLTASLPNRESFESLALSVFRYQAVNNAIYANYLRYLSFRPETVTDVRQIPFMPIGFFKNHIVLTGTSAAPGPESSPLLTFASSGTTGQLTTSRHIVPDPALYDTISTRIFEQTYGPLSNFHILALLPSYLERNNSSLVYMVQQFMARIERVQTTDNLSGFFLHNHQELTQRLKQLAQRPDKKQILLIGVTFGLLDWAESAADLTFLGQLDKLIVMETGGMKGRRKELLREEVHEILTSRLGVGAVHSEYGMTELLSQAYSKGEGVFQPSSTLRVFLRDINDPFSLYPQDSTRAGERRTGGINVIDLANLDSCSFIETQDLGQYVDTEGQPGAFRVIGRFDNSDVRGCNLLV, from the coding sequence TTGCTGCGGGAGCAAATTTTGACGCTTACCGCTAGTCTGCCAAATCGGGAGTCATTTGAATCGCTGGCTTTGTCGGTTTTCCGTTATCAGGCCGTCAATAATGCTATTTACGCAAATTATCTGCGTTACCTGTCTTTTCGACCGGAAACCGTTACCGATGTGCGTCAAATCCCGTTTATGCCGATTGGTTTTTTCAAGAATCATATCGTTCTGACGGGTACCTCCGCGGCACCGGGCCCGGAAAGCTCGCCGTTACTCACGTTTGCCAGCAGTGGAACAACGGGTCAGCTTACTACGAGCCGCCATATTGTACCCGATCCGGCCCTTTACGATACCATCAGCACCCGGATTTTCGAACAAACCTACGGTCCACTCAGCAATTTCCATATTCTGGCTTTGCTGCCCTCGTACCTTGAACGAAATAATTCGTCGCTTGTGTATATGGTTCAGCAATTTATGGCCCGAATCGAACGCGTGCAAACGACGGATAATTTATCCGGCTTCTTTCTGCACAATCACCAGGAATTGACACAACGATTGAAGCAGCTCGCTCAACGTCCTGACAAGAAACAGATTCTTCTGATTGGCGTTACGTTTGGTTTGCTGGATTGGGCTGAGTCGGCAGCTGACTTAACGTTTCTGGGTCAATTGGATAAGCTTATCGTGATGGAAACCGGTGGCATGAAAGGCCGCCGTAAAGAGCTTCTGCGCGAAGAAGTACACGAGATACTGACTAGCAGACTGGGCGTTGGGGCGGTGCATTCCGAGTATGGCATGACCGAACTGCTGTCGCAGGCTTATTCAAAAGGGGAGGGTGTATTCCAGCCCAGCTCAACCCTGCGGGTATTCCTGCGCGATATCAACGACCCGTTTTCACTTTATCCTCAGGATAGCACCCGAGCGGGCGAACGACGCACCGGCGGAATAAACGTGATCGACCTGGCCAACCTGGATTCCTGCTCGTTCATCGAAACGCAGGATTTAGGCCAGTACGTGGACACTGAGGGACAACCCGGTGCTTTTCGGGTGATAGGACGCTTCGATAATTCTGACGTGAGGGGGTGTAACTTACTTGTCTGA
- a CDS encoding hypothetical protein (KEGG: scl:sce6154 putative secreted protein) yields MSRLINNLFRLFLIAVLVVGLIAIWEQIRGTGFLSRFRRGDSTTHSVVLKEVKALGKLELVKYTFKDIVEHEQVNTFLPNANAILIVEGEATGCIDLTQITADDIIADEDSITVKLPAPELCTWKINHDRSRVYDTQFSFLNEAQLVSDAYQKAERQVKQSALDGGILTQTQQNANQMLKPILERISGKKVGLMFRDQAK; encoded by the coding sequence ATGTCCCGACTCATTAACAACCTGTTCCGATTATTTCTGATTGCTGTCCTGGTAGTAGGACTGATTGCCATTTGGGAACAGATTCGCGGAACTGGTTTTCTGAGCCGGTTCAGGCGCGGGGATTCAACTACGCACAGCGTTGTTCTGAAAGAAGTGAAAGCTTTAGGTAAGCTGGAACTGGTGAAATATACCTTTAAGGATATTGTAGAGCATGAGCAGGTAAATACGTTTTTACCGAATGCCAACGCCATTCTGATTGTGGAAGGCGAAGCAACCGGCTGTATCGATCTGACCCAGATTACCGCCGATGACATTATTGCCGATGAGGACTCCATTACCGTCAAACTACCAGCGCCGGAACTCTGTACCTGGAAAATCAACCATGACCGCTCACGGGTGTATGATACCCAGTTCTCCTTCCTCAACGAAGCGCAGCTTGTGAGCGATGCGTATCAAAAAGCCGAGCGTCAGGTGAAACAATCAGCCCTGGACGGCGGCATTCTCACGCAAACTCAGCAGAACGCCAACCAGATGCTAAAGCCGATTCTGGAGCGCATTTCGGGGAAGAAAGTAGGACTGATGTTTCGGGATCAGGCGAAATAA
- a CDS encoding Peptidoglycan-binding domain 1 protein (PFAM: Peptidoglycan-binding domain 1 protein~KEGG: pin:Ping_2310 peptidoglycan binding domain- containing protein), which yields MLKIAYQDELLFTSTQQRGSSGPDVRRIQEWLCLNALRYPTAALTTTLDGEFGPATKLAVQNFQAVLKLPKTGVVTPDLFAKLSAPLATGFQTKPASKDIRRAVVQLAQTHLKQRSAELQCDDGQNLGPWVRSYCDGLDGSLFKWCAGFVQSILD from the coding sequence AGCTTATCAGGACGAATTACTCTTTACATCCACGCAGCAAAGAGGCAGTAGCGGACCCGACGTTCGTCGAATACAGGAATGGCTTTGCCTGAACGCGCTCCGATACCCGACAGCCGCCCTGACCACAACACTCGATGGTGAGTTTGGCCCGGCAACAAAACTGGCGGTGCAGAATTTCCAGGCCGTCCTCAAGCTCCCTAAAACCGGAGTTGTCACACCCGATTTATTCGCGAAGCTAAGCGCCCCGCTGGCAACGGGTTTTCAAACCAAACCAGCGAGTAAAGACATTCGGAGAGCCGTTGTGCAACTGGCACAAACCCATTTAAAACAACGCTCCGCTGAATTGCAATGCGACGACGGGCAAAATCTTGGCCCCTGGGTCCGTAGCTATTGTGATGGGTTAGACGGCTCGCTTTTCAAGTGGTGTGCCGGTTTTGTCCAGTCTATTCTGGACTAG
- a CDS encoding conserved hypothetical protein (KEGG: mxa:MXAN_6196 hypothetical protein), with translation MKRILIILGVIAVIALVGFFSLRSWTKSGSPEAIAQIDQNGLKIKVDYCQPYKKGRKIFGGLVPYGEVWRTGANEATVVDFDQNIVVAGQPLDKGEYSLWTIPSQNGWIAIFNSETGQWGTNYDQTKDILRVPIVSQKHTPKAEQFYITFRPSTTGTDMVLAWDETEAIIPIQKR, from the coding sequence ATGAAACGCATTCTAATTATCCTTGGCGTTATTGCCGTAATAGCGCTTGTCGGTTTTTTTTCACTCCGTAGCTGGACGAAATCCGGAAGCCCGGAAGCCATTGCACAAATTGACCAGAACGGTCTGAAAATAAAGGTCGATTACTGCCAGCCGTATAAAAAAGGGCGCAAAATCTTCGGCGGCCTGGTCCCTTACGGTGAAGTATGGCGCACGGGTGCCAATGAGGCAACGGTGGTTGATTTCGACCAGAACATAGTGGTAGCAGGTCAGCCTTTAGACAAAGGCGAATACTCGCTCTGGACCATCCCCTCGCAAAACGGCTGGATTGCCATTTTCAACAGCGAAACAGGGCAGTGGGGCACTAACTACGACCAAACCAAGGATATATTGCGGGTGCCCATTGTCTCACAAAAGCATACCCCCAAGGCCGAACAGTTTTACATTACCTTCCGCCCTTCAACTACGGGTACGGACATGGTGCTGGCCTGGGACGAAACCGAAGCTATCATACCCATTCAAAAACGGTAA